One window of the Bradyrhizobium sp. NP1 genome contains the following:
- a CDS encoding PLP-dependent aminotransferase family protein, whose translation MATAPFDFAPLFPADLPAPAARWTGLAKYSFVGGNNDADQVPVEGLTDAATAVLEREGRTLATYGLASGPQGYRPLREFLVAKLQRDAAIRCTADDILIVSGSLQALDLVNQTLLSRGDTVIVEQETYQGALTRLARLGVNAVGIPLDHEGMRIDALASALSDLKRRNIRPKYIYTIPTVQNPTGTIMPEARRTELLKLSQEHGVPIFEDDCYADLIWDGRRPPAIHALASGGGVIHIGSFSKSIAPALRVGFIVAPWEMLSRMLALKTDAGSGALEQMVLAEYCRPHFTTHVPELTRALRAKLDTLMEALNAQFGTSAEFEAPKGGIFLWVKLPDNVDTLRLYQAALAAGVSINPGPEWSTNRGYSGSRLRLCFASPSHAQIREGVAVLAEVCRKEFGVPARIANVEKARG comes from the coding sequence ATGGCCACCGCCCCCTTTGATTTCGCGCCCCTGTTCCCGGCGGACCTGCCGGCACCCGCGGCGCGCTGGACCGGGCTTGCCAAATACAGCTTCGTGGGCGGCAACAACGACGCCGACCAGGTGCCGGTCGAGGGGCTGACCGATGCCGCGACCGCCGTGCTCGAACGCGAGGGCCGGACGCTTGCGACCTACGGGCTGGCGAGCGGCCCGCAGGGCTACCGTCCGTTGCGCGAATTCCTTGTCGCGAAATTGCAGCGCGATGCCGCGATCCGCTGCACTGCCGACGACATCCTGATCGTCTCCGGCTCGTTGCAGGCGCTCGACCTCGTCAACCAGACCCTGCTTTCGCGCGGCGACACCGTGATCGTGGAGCAGGAAACCTATCAGGGCGCGCTGACCCGGCTCGCCCGGCTCGGCGTCAACGCGGTCGGCATTCCGCTCGACCACGAGGGCATGCGGATCGACGCGCTCGCGTCGGCGCTTTCCGACCTCAAGCGCCGCAACATCCGCCCCAAATACATCTACACCATCCCGACGGTGCAGAACCCGACCGGGACCATCATGCCGGAGGCGCGCCGCACCGAGCTCCTGAAGCTTTCGCAAGAGCATGGCGTGCCGATCTTCGAAGACGATTGCTACGCCGACCTGATCTGGGACGGCCGACGCCCGCCCGCGATCCACGCCCTGGCGTCGGGCGGCGGCGTGATCCATATCGGCTCGTTCTCGAAATCGATCGCGCCGGCCTTGCGGGTCGGCTTCATCGTCGCGCCCTGGGAAATGCTGTCGCGGATGCTGGCGCTGAAGACCGATGCCGGCTCCGGCGCGCTCGAGCAGATGGTGCTCGCGGAATATTGCCGACCGCATTTCACCACGCATGTGCCGGAGCTGACGCGGGCGCTCCGTGCCAAGCTCGATACCCTGATGGAAGCACTGAACGCGCAGTTTGGCACATCTGCCGAGTTCGAGGCGCCCAAGGGCGGCATCTTCCTCTGGGTCAAGCTGCCCGACAATGTCGACACCTTGAGGCTCTATCAGGCGGCACTCGCCGCCGGCGTCTCCATCAATCCGGGGCCGGAATGGTCGACGAACCGGGGCTATTCGGGCAGCCGCCTGCGGCTGTGCTTTGCGAGCCCCTCGCATGCGCAGATCCGCGAAGGCGTCGCCGTGCTTGCGGAGGTCTGCCGCAAGGAGTTCGGCGTCCCTGCCCGCATCGCCAATGTGGAGAAGGCGCGCGGGTGA